In the genome of Bradyrhizobium arachidis, one region contains:
- a CDS encoding SDR family NAD(P)-dependent oxidoreductase has product MELKNVAVLITGGGSGLGEATARAMAAKGAKIGVIDQNKENAEKVAAEVKGVALHADVTSEEQIKAAIAKAEAAHGVARVLMNCAGIGGSQRIVGRDGVYPLEKFARIINVNLIGTFNCLRLFAERLVTIEPVGEERGVIINTASVAAYEGQIGQIAYSASKGGVVGLTLPAARDLASQKIRVNTIAPGLFFTPLLMGLNEEARKSLGAQVPHPSRLGDAKEYGALAVHIVENAMLNGETIRLDGAIRMAPR; this is encoded by the coding sequence ATGGAGTTGAAAAACGTAGCCGTTCTCATCACCGGCGGTGGTTCGGGTCTCGGCGAGGCGACCGCCCGCGCCATGGCGGCCAAGGGCGCCAAGATCGGTGTGATCGACCAGAACAAGGAGAACGCCGAGAAAGTCGCCGCCGAGGTGAAGGGCGTTGCGCTTCATGCCGACGTCACCAGCGAGGAGCAGATCAAGGCGGCAATCGCGAAAGCAGAAGCCGCGCATGGTGTCGCCCGCGTGCTGATGAACTGCGCCGGCATCGGCGGCTCGCAGCGTATCGTCGGCCGCGACGGAGTTTATCCGCTCGAAAAGTTCGCGCGCATCATCAACGTCAACCTGATCGGCACCTTCAATTGCCTGCGGCTGTTCGCCGAGCGCCTCGTCACCATCGAGCCGGTCGGTGAGGAGCGTGGCGTCATCATCAACACCGCTTCGGTTGCCGCTTACGAAGGCCAGATCGGTCAGATCGCCTATTCGGCCTCGAAGGGCGGCGTCGTCGGCCTGACCTTGCCGGCCGCGCGCGACCTCGCCAGCCAGAAGATCCGCGTCAACACCATCGCGCCCGGCCTGTTCTTCACGCCGCTGCTGATGGGCCTGAACGAAGAAGCCCGCAAGAGCCTTGGGGCCCAGGTACCGCATCCCTCGCGCCTCGGCGATGCCAAGGAATACGGCGCGCTCGCCGTGCACATCGTCGAGAACGCCATGCTGAACGGCGAGACCATCCGTCTCGATGGCGCCATCCGCATGGCTCCGCGGTAG
- a CDS encoding acyl-CoA synthetase, translating to MTHPSVYARTTPDKIAYQMAGTGKAITYRELDELSNQGAQLFRSLGLKAGDHIALLMENRLAFMEICWAAQRSGLYYTAISRYLKQDEIDYIIGDCGAKVVITTPKCADQIRDLVKGAPGEPIFFMVDEPLPGFRSYDKEAAAQPTTPIADEVAGYDMLYSSGTTGRPKGIKKAFEGNAIDVPNAFLRVLCADMCGMNAESTYLSPAPLYHAAPLRFNMMAIVLGGTSIIMEHFDAEEFLKLVEKYEVTQSQLVPTMFVRMLKLPDEVRTKYNVSTLKGAIHAAAPCPVDVKAKMIEWWGPILIEYYAGSEGNGVTVCNSQQWLEHRGSVGRAVVGKIKILDENDEEQPVGEIGTVYFADAPAFTYHNDPEKTKKAYNAKGWSTLGDVGYLDKDGFLFLTDRKSYMIISGGVNIYPQETEDVLITHPEVADVAVFGVPNEEMGEEVKAVVQPHDMKRAGKALEADLIAYCKTRLSAIKCPRSIDFEAELPRTPTGKLVKRHLRDRYWPKTAAKI from the coding sequence ATGACCCACCCCTCCGTCTACGCCCGTACCACGCCCGACAAGATCGCCTACCAAATGGCCGGGACCGGCAAGGCGATCACCTATCGCGAGCTCGACGAGCTCTCGAACCAGGGCGCGCAGTTGTTCCGCTCGCTCGGCCTCAAGGCCGGCGACCACATCGCACTGCTGATGGAAAACCGGTTGGCGTTCATGGAGATCTGCTGGGCGGCGCAGCGCAGCGGGCTCTATTACACCGCGATCAGCCGTTACCTGAAGCAGGACGAGATCGACTACATCATCGGGGATTGCGGCGCCAAGGTCGTGATCACCACGCCGAAATGTGCCGACCAGATCAGGGACCTGGTCAAGGGCGCTCCCGGCGAGCCGATCTTCTTCATGGTGGATGAGCCGCTGCCCGGCTTCCGCTCCTACGACAAGGAAGCAGCCGCGCAGCCGACCACGCCGATCGCGGACGAAGTCGCCGGTTACGACATGCTGTATTCATCGGGCACCACCGGCCGCCCGAAAGGCATCAAGAAGGCCTTCGAGGGCAATGCGATCGACGTGCCCAACGCGTTCCTGCGGGTGCTCTGCGCCGACATGTGCGGCATGAACGCGGAGAGCACTTATCTGTCGCCGGCGCCGCTCTATCACGCGGCTCCCCTGCGCTTCAACATGATGGCGATCGTGCTTGGCGGCACCTCCATCATCATGGAGCATTTCGATGCCGAAGAATTCTTGAAGCTGGTCGAGAAGTATGAGGTCACGCAATCCCAGCTGGTGCCGACGATGTTCGTGCGCATGCTGAAGCTGCCGGACGAGGTTCGCACCAAATACAATGTCTCGACGCTGAAGGGCGCGATCCACGCCGCGGCCCCCTGCCCGGTCGACGTGAAGGCAAAGATGATCGAATGGTGGGGCCCGATCCTGATCGAGTACTACGCGGGCTCGGAAGGCAATGGCGTCACCGTCTGCAACTCGCAGCAATGGCTGGAGCATCGCGGCAGCGTCGGCCGCGCCGTGGTCGGCAAGATCAAGATTCTGGACGAGAACGACGAGGAGCAGCCGGTTGGCGAAATCGGCACGGTCTATTTCGCCGACGCGCCGGCGTTCACATATCACAACGATCCCGAGAAGACGAAGAAGGCCTACAACGCCAAGGGATGGTCGACGCTCGGCGATGTCGGCTATCTCGACAAGGACGGCTTCCTCTTCCTCACCGACCGCAAGTCCTACATGATCATCTCGGGCGGGGTGAACATCTACCCGCAGGAGACCGAGGACGTCCTCATTACCCATCCCGAAGTGGCCGACGTTGCCGTGTTCGGCGTGCCGAACGAGGAGATGGGCGAGGAGGTCAAGGCGGTAGTGCAGCCGCACGACATGAAGCGTGCCGGCAAGGCGCTGGAGGCCGACCTGATCGCCTACTGCAAGACCCGCCTCTCCGCCATCAAATGCCCGCGCTCGATCGACTTCGAAGCCGAGCTGCCGCGCACGCCCACGGGCAAGCTGGTGAAGCGGCATTTGCGGGATCGGTATTGGCCGAAGACGGCGGCGAAGATTTAG
- a CDS encoding acetyl-CoA C-acetyltransferase produces MAEAYIVAAARTAGGRKGGRLAGWHPADLAAKVLDELVDRAKVDPALVEDVIMGCVMQVGEQSNNVARNAIMASKLPESVPGTSIDRQCGSSQQALHFAAQAVMSGTMDVVIAAGVESMTRVPMGLSSQLAAKNGFGHYKSPGIEAKYPNIVFSQFTGAEMMAEKYGLSKDDLDEYSFNSHQRAIAATQAGHFKKEIVPLEITRADGSKDTHHIDEGIRFDATLEGIKGVKLIAENGKLTAASASQICDGASGVMVVNERGLKQLGVKPLARIHHMTMTGGDPVIMLDAPLHATKKALEKAGMKVDDIDLFEVNEAFASVPTGWLKTTGADPARLNVNGGAIALGHPLGGSGTKLMTTLVHALHQRGKRYGLQTMCEGGGMANVTIVERL; encoded by the coding sequence ATGGCCGAGGCTTACATCGTCGCCGCCGCGCGTACCGCGGGCGGGCGCAAGGGGGGCCGCCTCGCCGGCTGGCATCCGGCCGATCTCGCCGCGAAAGTGTTGGACGAGTTGGTCGATCGCGCCAAGGTTGATCCTGCGCTGGTCGAGGACGTGATCATGGGCTGCGTCATGCAGGTCGGCGAGCAGTCCAACAACGTCGCGCGCAACGCGATCATGGCCTCGAAGCTGCCGGAGAGCGTGCCGGGAACTTCGATCGACCGCCAGTGTGGCTCCTCGCAGCAAGCGCTGCACTTTGCGGCCCAGGCCGTGATGTCCGGAACGATGGACGTGGTGATTGCGGCCGGCGTGGAATCGATGACGCGCGTGCCCATGGGCCTGTCCTCGCAGCTCGCCGCCAAGAACGGTTTTGGCCACTACAAGAGCCCGGGCATCGAGGCGAAGTATCCGAACATCGTGTTCAGCCAGTTCACCGGCGCCGAGATGATGGCCGAGAAGTACGGCCTGTCGAAGGATGATCTCGACGAATACTCTTTCAACAGCCATCAGCGCGCGATCGCAGCGACGCAAGCCGGCCACTTCAAGAAGGAGATCGTGCCGCTCGAGATCACTCGCGCCGACGGCAGCAAGGATACCCATCATATCGACGAAGGCATCCGCTTCGATGCCACGCTCGAAGGCATCAAGGGCGTCAAGCTGATCGCCGAGAACGGCAAGCTCACCGCGGCCAGCGCCAGCCAGATCTGCGACGGCGCCTCCGGCGTCATGGTCGTCAACGAGCGCGGCCTCAAGCAGCTCGGCGTGAAGCCGCTGGCGCGCATCCACCACATGACCATGACCGGCGGCGACCCCGTCATCATGCTCGACGCTCCCCTGCACGCCACCAAGAAGGCGCTGGAGAAGGCCGGCATGAAGGTCGACGACATCGATCTGTTCGAGGTCAACGAGGCCTTCGCCTCGGTGCCGACCGGCTGGCTCAAGACCACCGGCGCCGATCCGGCTCGCCTCAACGTCAATGGCGGCGCCATCGCGCTCGGCCACCCGCTCGGCGGCTCCGGCACCAAGTTGATGACGACGCTGGTCCACGCCCTGCACCAGCGCGGCAAGCGCTACGGCCTGCAGACCATGTGCGAAGGCGGCGGCATGGCCAACGTGACGATCGTGGAGCGGCTGTAA
- a CDS encoding TetR family transcriptional regulator, translated as MLVAASELMIERSSIEISLSDIAQKSGANAALVKYHFGNKDGLLLALLERNAATELSNLEYLLAQPITPTAKLKLHIAGIIRAYYRFPYMNRLIHYLLHESVAGSADEVSKFFVAPLLDFHRRLLAEGEKSGEFRVTDPVLFYTSLIGACDHLFFGRHAMSRATGVGPVTDDVCRQYIKHMETLICGGILAQAMDAAAAG; from the coding sequence TTGCTCGTGGCCGCCAGCGAGCTGATGATCGAACGCTCATCGATCGAGATCTCGCTCTCCGACATCGCCCAGAAGTCGGGCGCCAACGCCGCGCTAGTCAAATATCATTTCGGCAACAAGGACGGCCTCTTGCTGGCGCTGCTCGAGCGTAACGCCGCGACCGAGCTGTCCAACCTCGAATATCTCCTCGCGCAGCCGATCACGCCGACGGCAAAGCTGAAGCTGCATATCGCCGGCATCATCCGCGCCTATTACCGGTTCCCCTACATGAACCGGCTGATCCATTATCTGCTGCACGAAAGCGTTGCCGGCTCCGCGGACGAGGTCTCGAAATTCTTCGTCGCGCCGCTCTTGGACTTCCATCGTCGCTTGCTCGCCGAAGGCGAGAAGAGCGGCGAATTCCGCGTCACCGATCCGGTGCTGTTCTACACCAGCCTGATCGGCGCCTGCGATCATCTGTTCTTCGGCCGGCACGCGATGTCTCGCGCGACCGGCGTCGGTCCGGTCACCGATGACGTCTGCCGGCAATACATCAAGCACATGGAAACGCTGATCTGCGGCGGCATCCTCGCGCAAGCAATGGATGCTGCCGCGGCCGGATGA
- a CDS encoding alpha/beta fold hydrolase gives MQTFHVNGYDMAYLEVGEGHPLVCVHGTLGDFRTWYSVLGPLSKNHRVISVSLRHFFPEHWDAVGDDYKMAQHVADTIAFIEQVKPGPVDLMGHSRGGHIAFRVAQARPDLLRKLVLAEPGGDLDASLPVPEGTPAHPPLAARTVRSVEMIRAGDIECALQNFYEGIEGDGSWRRVPAAAKQQLRDNTLTFLGQINELRRPYTLSDAQVIRTPTLLIGGGATTGSLSVMWRVLAEHIAGAKTAVIPNAGHWMFEQAPLEFGEVVSRFLAE, from the coding sequence ATGCAGACATTTCACGTCAACGGCTACGACATGGCCTATCTCGAAGTCGGCGAGGGCCATCCGCTGGTCTGCGTGCACGGCACGCTCGGTGACTTTCGCACCTGGTATTCGGTGCTCGGGCCGCTGTCGAAGAATCATCGCGTGATCTCGGTCAGCCTGCGGCATTTCTTTCCGGAGCATTGGGACGCCGTCGGCGACGACTACAAGATGGCGCAGCATGTCGCCGACACAATCGCGTTCATCGAGCAGGTCAAGCCCGGACCGGTCGACCTGATGGGCCATTCGCGCGGCGGCCACATCGCGTTTCGCGTCGCGCAGGCGCGGCCTGATCTGTTGCGCAAGCTGGTGCTGGCCGAGCCGGGCGGCGATCTCGATGCCAGCCTGCCGGTGCCGGAAGGCACGCCGGCGCATCCGCCGCTCGCCGCGAGGACGGTGCGCTCGGTGGAGATGATCCGCGCCGGTGACATCGAGTGCGCGCTGCAGAATTTCTACGAAGGCATCGAGGGCGACGGCTCCTGGCGGCGCGTGCCGGCGGCCGCCAAACAGCAGCTGCGCGACAACACGCTGACCTTCCTCGGCCAGATCAACGAGCTGCGCCGGCCCTACACGCTCAGCGACGCGCAGGTGATCAGGACGCCGACGCTGCTGATCGGCGGCGGTGCGACCACGGGGAGCCTGTCCGTGATGTGGCGGGTGCTGGCCGAGCATATTGCAGGCGCCAAGACGGCGGTCATTCCCAATGCCGGCCACTGGATGTTCGAGCAGGCGCCGCTGGAGTTCGGTGAGGTGGTGAGCAGGTTTCTGGCGGAGTAA
- a CDS encoding enoyl-CoA hydratase/isomerase family protein yields the protein MSQPLLIEHHDGVDRVMLNRPESLNALDPALIDALNVYFQGLQRNRDTRVVVLKGAGKNFCAGLDLKNAMARRAGQQEPPGVTESLDSQRRIADIVMLMRRCPQPIISLVQGAAAGGGFALALASDIRIATKSARMNCAFIKLGLGGCDIGTSYFLPRLVGVSVASELILTGRFIGAERALAVGLVSEVVDEDKLDAAAESYVDAMMTASPVGLRLSKECLNMSVDAGSLEAVIAMEDRNQVLCSRSEEFSEGIRAFLEKRKPVYIKR from the coding sequence ATGTCCCAACCGCTGCTGATCGAGCATCACGACGGCGTCGATCGGGTGATGCTGAATCGTCCAGAGAGCCTGAACGCGCTCGATCCTGCGCTGATCGATGCGCTCAACGTCTATTTCCAGGGCCTCCAGCGCAATCGCGACACGCGCGTGGTCGTGCTCAAGGGCGCCGGCAAGAATTTCTGCGCGGGGCTCGATCTCAAGAATGCGATGGCGCGCCGGGCCGGGCAGCAGGAGCCGCCCGGCGTCACCGAGTCCTTGGACTCGCAGCGCCGCATCGCCGACATCGTCATGCTGATGCGGCGCTGTCCGCAGCCGATCATCTCTCTGGTGCAGGGGGCCGCAGCCGGTGGCGGCTTTGCGCTGGCGCTCGCCTCCGACATCCGCATCGCGACGAAGTCGGCGCGGATGAACTGCGCCTTCATCAAGCTCGGCCTTGGCGGCTGCGACATCGGCACCAGCTATTTCCTGCCGCGCCTCGTCGGTGTGTCGGTGGCGTCCGAGCTGATCCTCACGGGACGCTTCATCGGCGCCGAGCGTGCGCTCGCGGTCGGGCTCGTCTCGGAGGTCGTTGACGAGGACAAGCTCGATGCAGCGGCTGAGTCTTATGTCGATGCGATGATGACGGCCTCGCCCGTGGGGCTACGCCTGTCGAAGGAATGTCTCAACATGAGCGTCGATGCCGGATCGCTGGAAGCTGTGATCGCGATGGAGGATCGCAACCAGGTCCTGTGCAGCCGCTCCGAGGAATTTTCGGAAGGCATCAGGGCCTTCCTTGAGAAGCGAAAGCCTGTCTATATCAAGCGCTGA
- a CDS encoding alpha/beta fold hydrolase gives MQSLHVNGYDMPYLDVGEDGGRAPLVCVHGSLNDFRVWGCVLGPLTQRHRVIAVSLRHFFPDRWDGVGETYSIAQHVQDVIAFIEKLDLGPVDLMGHSRGGHICFRVAQQRPDLLRRLILAEPGGELDASLDPDYVGGPSPLLARFTASAEKIAAGDVDGGLAVFVDTLEGAGTWPRLPAMVKQNLRDNAYTLIGQVRDNRPPFSKADAESIKMPTLFILGARTKGLLPKVLHALAAHAPYSKTAIIPNATHPMFEQAPQKYSEVVLDFLAS, from the coding sequence ATGCAAAGCCTCCACGTCAACGGATACGACATGCCCTATCTGGACGTGGGCGAGGACGGGGGCCGCGCGCCGCTGGTCTGCGTTCATGGATCGCTCAATGACTTCCGCGTCTGGGGCTGCGTGCTCGGGCCGCTGACGCAGCGACACCGGGTCATCGCGGTCAGCCTGAGGCACTTCTTCCCCGATCGTTGGGACGGTGTCGGCGAGACCTATTCGATCGCCCAGCATGTCCAAGACGTCATCGCCTTCATCGAAAAGCTCGACCTCGGCCCGGTCGATTTGATGGGCCATTCCCGCGGCGGGCACATCTGCTTCCGCGTGGCGCAGCAGCGGCCGGACCTGCTCCGACGATTGATCCTGGCCGAGCCCGGCGGCGAGCTCGATGCCAGCCTCGACCCTGACTATGTCGGCGGGCCCTCGCCTTTGCTGGCGCGCTTCACGGCCTCTGCCGAAAAGATCGCAGCGGGAGATGTCGACGGCGGGCTCGCCGTCTTCGTGGATACGCTGGAAGGCGCCGGCACCTGGCCGCGGCTGCCAGCCATGGTGAAGCAAAACCTGCGCGACAATGCCTACACCCTGATCGGCCAGGTCCGCGACAATCGCCCGCCCTTCTCGAAGGCGGATGCGGAGTCCATCAAAATGCCGACGCTGTTCATCCTGGGCGCGCGGACCAAGGGCCTGCTGCCAAAAGTGCTGCATGCGCTAGCCGCGCACGCGCCCTATTCCAAGACGGCGATCATCCCGAACGCGACGCATCCGATGTTCGAGCAGGCGCCGCAGAAATACTCCGAAGTGGTCCTGGACTTTCTGGCGAGCTGA
- a CDS encoding carboxymuconolactone decarboxylase family protein — MHARMNHPVMVLPEAMNVLQSLGNLTKQGLSEKLLELVHLRASQINGCSVCVDMHPKMARKLGETEERLFAVSAWRDAPYFSEAERAALALTEAVTRLADREDPVPDAIWNEAAKHFDERELATLILSIAVINVWNRLNATIKMPVGVWKV; from the coding sequence ATGCACGCCCGCATGAATCACCCCGTCATGGTCCTGCCCGAAGCCATGAATGTCTTGCAGTCCCTCGGCAATTTGACCAAGCAGGGGCTGTCGGAAAAGCTCCTGGAACTGGTGCACCTGCGCGCCAGCCAGATCAATGGCTGCAGCGTCTGCGTCGACATGCATCCCAAGATGGCCCGCAAGCTGGGCGAGACCGAGGAGCGCCTGTTTGCCGTGTCCGCCTGGCGCGATGCGCCTTATTTCAGCGAGGCCGAGCGCGCCGCGCTGGCGCTGACCGAAGCCGTCACCCGCCTTGCCGATCGCGAGGACCCGGTGCCGGATGCAATCTGGAACGAGGCCGCCAAGCATTTTGACGAGCGCGAGCTTGCCACGCTGATCCTCTCGATCGCGGTCATCAACGTCTGGAACCGGCTGAACGCGACGATCAAGATGCCGGTCGGCGTGTGGAAGGTGTGA
- a CDS encoding AMP-binding protein has protein sequence MSGSAAAVMSKPAFRKVEWLARDIDVERRADGTVVLKSRIPLQAYEKHIPASLAKWAKEAPERIWLAQRGDPNRDWRKVSYGEAKRTVDALTQALLDPRLDGRPVAILSGNSIEHALMTQAAMQARVPAAPVSPAYSLMSHDHVKLKYLFDLIKPAVVMVQDGPTFEKALKALDLTDVTVVHVVRPCEGVKSVSFAELEATPVTGDVEDSIAKITPDTVGKLLFTSGSTGMPKAVINTQRMMCANAAMMMQVRPRIPGGPLPVVLDWMPWNHTMGGNAAFHPVLVDGGTLYIDDGRPMPGQLEETIRNLREISPTYYANVPAGYAALAAAMEKDDALCRSFFKNLSIMAYGGARLPDDLYDRMQALAVKATGERIVFYTGWGSTETAPTSTGTYWDTERVGLIGLPFPGVELKMVPCGSKYELRLRGVNVTPGYFGQPDLTKKMFDEEGFYCIGDAGVFVDEANPVKGIIFAGRVVEDFKLTTGTFVHVGSLRTDAIAAATPVVHDALVAGQDQCSIGLLAWPNLHACRQLVGNPELTFEDAVKHPEVIACFRRGLEAHNTECGGASSRVIARAMLMVEPPSIDGNELTDKGYINQRAGLERRAALVERLYADTPDQDVIVLR, from the coding sequence ATGAGTGGAAGCGCGGCGGCGGTGATGTCAAAGCCCGCCTTTCGCAAGGTCGAGTGGCTCGCGCGCGACATCGATGTCGAGCGCCGGGCCGACGGCACGGTGGTGCTCAAGTCGCGCATTCCGCTGCAGGCCTACGAGAAGCACATCCCGGCCTCGCTGGCGAAATGGGCCAAGGAAGCGCCTGAGCGTATTTGGCTCGCACAGCGCGGTGATCCCAATCGTGACTGGCGCAAGGTTTCCTACGGCGAGGCCAAGCGCACCGTCGATGCGCTGACGCAGGCGCTGCTCGATCCCAGGCTCGACGGACGCCCGGTCGCGATCCTCTCCGGCAATTCGATCGAGCACGCGCTGATGACGCAGGCCGCGATGCAGGCGCGCGTCCCCGCGGCTCCGGTGTCGCCGGCCTACTCCTTGATGAGCCACGATCACGTCAAGCTGAAGTACCTGTTCGACCTGATCAAGCCGGCCGTGGTCATGGTGCAGGACGGTCCGACCTTCGAGAAGGCGCTGAAGGCACTCGATCTCACCGACGTCACCGTCGTTCACGTCGTGCGGCCCTGCGAGGGCGTCAAGAGCGTCAGCTTCGCTGAGCTCGAGGCAACGCCGGTGACTGGGGATGTCGAGGACTCGATCGCAAAGATCACGCCCGACACCGTCGGCAAGCTGCTGTTTACATCCGGCTCGACGGGCATGCCCAAGGCCGTCATCAACACGCAACGCATGATGTGCGCCAATGCGGCGATGATGATGCAGGTGCGGCCGCGCATCCCGGGCGGCCCGCTACCGGTCGTGCTCGACTGGATGCCGTGGAATCACACCATGGGCGGCAATGCCGCTTTCCATCCGGTGCTCGTTGACGGCGGCACGCTCTATATCGATGACGGCCGGCCGATGCCCGGCCAGCTTGAAGAGACCATCCGGAATCTCCGCGAGATCTCGCCGACCTATTACGCCAATGTGCCGGCGGGCTACGCCGCGCTCGCGGCGGCGATGGAGAAGGACGACGCGCTGTGCCGCTCGTTCTTCAAGAACCTGTCGATCATGGCCTATGGCGGCGCGCGGCTGCCCGACGATCTCTACGATCGCATGCAGGCCCTCGCCGTGAAGGCCACCGGCGAGCGCATCGTGTTCTACACCGGCTGGGGCTCGACTGAGACCGCGCCGACTTCGACCGGCACCTATTGGGACACCGAACGCGTCGGCCTGATCGGCCTGCCATTCCCGGGCGTCGAACTGAAGATGGTGCCGTGCGGGTCGAAATACGAGCTGCGCCTGCGCGGCGTCAACGTCACGCCCGGCTACTTCGGTCAGCCTGATCTCACGAAGAAGATGTTCGACGAGGAAGGCTTTTATTGCATTGGCGATGCCGGCGTCTTCGTCGACGAAGCCAATCCGGTGAAGGGCATCATCTTTGCGGGCCGTGTGGTCGAGGACTTCAAGCTCACCACCGGCACCTTCGTGCATGTCGGTTCGCTTCGCACCGATGCGATCGCGGCGGCGACGCCCGTCGTGCATGACGCGCTGGTCGCTGGACAGGATCAGTGCTCCATTGGCTTGCTCGCCTGGCCCAATCTGCATGCGTGCCGTCAGCTCGTCGGCAATCCCGAGCTGACCTTCGAGGACGCGGTGAAGCATCCGGAGGTGATCGCCTGCTTCAGGCGAGGTCTCGAAGCGCACAACACCGAATGCGGAGGCGCCAGCAGCCGCGTCATCGCCCGCGCGATGCTGATGGTCGAGCCGCCCTCGATCGACGGCAATGAGCTCACGGACAAGGGCTACATCAACCAGCGCGCCGGCCTCGAGCGCCGTGCCGCGTTGGTGGAACGGCTCTATGCGGACACGCCGGATCAGGATGTGATCGTGCTGCGATGA
- a CDS encoding methylated-DNA--[protein]-cysteine S-methyltransferase gives MTDQHFALFDTRIGLCAIAWGPRGINGTQLPMGGEQKIRTRISQRHPDASEAEPTAEVQRAIDRIVKLLAGEPDDLTDIPLDLDGVPEFNRGVYEIARAIPPGKTITYGDIAKQLGGVQLSRDVGQALGRNPCPIVVPCHRVLAAGNKPGGFSANGGVVTKLKMLEIEGALVNHTPSLFD, from the coding sequence ATGACCGACCAGCATTTTGCCCTGTTCGACACCAGGATCGGCCTCTGCGCCATCGCCTGGGGCCCGCGCGGCATCAACGGCACGCAATTGCCGATGGGCGGCGAGCAGAAGATCCGCACCCGCATCAGCCAGCGCCATCCTGACGCCAGCGAAGCCGAGCCGACCGCCGAGGTGCAGCGGGCGATCGACCGCATCGTCAAGTTGCTCGCCGGTGAGCCCGACGATCTCACCGACATCCCGCTCGACCTCGACGGCGTACCCGAGTTCAACCGCGGCGTCTACGAGATTGCCCGCGCCATCCCGCCCGGCAAGACCATCACCTATGGCGACATCGCCAAGCAGCTCGGCGGCGTCCAGCTGTCGCGCGACGTCGGCCAGGCGCTCGGCCGCAACCCATGCCCGATCGTCGTGCCCTGCCACCGCGTGCTGGCCGCCGGCAACAAGCCCGGCGGCTTCTCGGCGAATGGCGGCGTGGTGACCAAGCTGAAGATGCTCGAGATCGAAGGCGCGCTGGTGAACCACACGCCGAGCCTGTTTGATTGA